From the genome of Amycolatopsis sp. NBC_01488, one region includes:
- a CDS encoding DoxX family protein produces MNVVLWVVAGLLAALYLAAGGMKLVTPREKLLENPNMGWTTDFSDAAVKGIGAVEILGAFGLILPWALDIAPVLTPVAATGLAVVQIGAIIVHARRKETKALPMNVVLLVLAAFVAVGRFAG; encoded by the coding sequence GTGAACGTCGTCCTGTGGGTCGTGGCGGGTCTGCTCGCCGCGCTGTACCTGGCTGCCGGCGGCATGAAGCTGGTGACGCCGCGGGAGAAGCTGCTGGAAAACCCGAACATGGGCTGGACAACGGACTTCTCCGACGCGGCGGTCAAGGGCATCGGCGCCGTCGAGATCCTCGGCGCGTTCGGGCTGATCCTGCCGTGGGCCCTCGACATCGCGCCGGTGCTCACCCCGGTGGCCGCCACCGGGCTGGCGGTGGTCCAGATCGGCGCGATCATCGTGCACGCACGGCGCAAGGAAACCAAGGCGCTGCCGATGAACGTCGTGCTGCTGGTGCTGGCGGCGTTCGTCGCGGTGGGCCGGTTCGCCGGCTGA
- a CDS encoding alpha/beta fold hydrolase, producing the protein MDEWKERWKPVAPDQLKLTMGALVDRDSVLARAGEIACPALVLHGSADLAYPVERAAEPLVVVDGGAHFLGYTHPDEVNPAPAKFLGTHA; encoded by the coding sequence GTGGACGAGTGGAAGGAGCGCTGGAAGCCGGTGGCGCCGGACCAGCTGAAGCTGACCATGGGCGCGCTCGTCGACCGGGACTCCGTGCTCGCGCGGGCCGGGGAGATCGCGTGCCCGGCCCTGGTGCTGCACGGCTCGGCCGACCTCGCGTACCCCGTGGAGCGAGCGGCCGAGCCCCTGGTCGTCGTCGACGGCGGCGCCCACTTCCTCGGCTACACCCACCCGGACGAGGTGAACCCGGCGCCGGCGAAGTTCCTCGGCACGCACGCGTAA
- a CDS encoding LysR family transcriptional regulator, whose translation MDVDLRKLRYFVAVAEELHFGRAAARLHIAQPVLSRQIRALEGELRAQLFVRDKRSTALTEAGRQLLEDARPLLASASALRRRVATAARGTSTFTVAFMPGITVTAAVRAFSSRYPDVSVELLRTTWDDQVEVLHDGRADVSVVRLPVDRRGLSVRPLFAEPRVAVLRADHRLAGKESVRVGDLADEHLLNDPDAVPEWRDVAVELREGAAPRRREFRSVEEKLEHVAAGRGIAVIPRSTSEYYTRPDVAHVPVEDLPPNEVCLAWVAARRSRLIFAFAEILSSV comes from the coding sequence GTGGACGTCGATCTGCGGAAGCTGCGCTACTTCGTCGCGGTCGCCGAGGAACTGCACTTCGGGCGCGCCGCCGCGCGGCTGCACATCGCGCAGCCGGTGCTCTCGCGGCAGATCCGCGCGCTCGAAGGTGAGCTACGAGCGCAGTTGTTCGTGCGGGACAAGCGGTCCACCGCGCTGACCGAGGCCGGTCGTCAGCTGCTGGAGGACGCGCGTCCGTTGCTGGCTTCGGCGTCTGCGCTGCGTCGGCGGGTGGCCACGGCCGCGCGCGGCACGTCGACGTTCACCGTGGCGTTCATGCCGGGGATCACGGTCACCGCCGCGGTCCGCGCGTTTTCCTCGCGGTATCCGGACGTCTCGGTGGAACTGCTCCGGACGACGTGGGACGACCAGGTCGAAGTCCTCCACGACGGCCGCGCCGACGTGAGCGTGGTCCGGCTGCCGGTGGACCGGCGCGGGCTGAGCGTGCGGCCGCTGTTCGCCGAGCCGCGGGTGGCGGTGCTGCGGGCGGACCACCGGCTGGCGGGCAAGGAGTCGGTGCGGGTCGGGGACCTCGCCGACGAGCACCTGCTCAACGATCCGGACGCGGTGCCCGAGTGGCGTGACGTCGCGGTCGAGCTGCGGGAGGGCGCGGCACCGCGACGGCGGGAGTTCCGGAGCGTCGAAGAGAAGCTGGAACACGTCGCCGCCGGGCGGGGGATCGCGGTGATCCCGCGGTCGACGTCGGAGTACTACACGCGTCCCGACGTCGCGCACGTCCCGGTCGAGGACCTGCCGCCGAACGAGGTGTGCCTGGCGTGGGTCGCGGCGCGGCGGTCCCGGCTGATCTTCGCGTTCGCCGAGATCTTGTCTTCGGTATAA
- a CDS encoding HAD family hydrolase produces MTRWATFDCFGTLVDWRHGIATGLELLFPGRGAELLEVYHTIEPRVQVEQPVRRYREVLAESLRRTAAEAGVELLPDDASVLATGLPYWPVFPDVRPALTALREAGWRIALLTNCDRDLIGETQRRLVVPIDAIVTAEDVGSYKPGHAHFERFAATFDATRENWVHIAQSHFHDMVPAQALDIRRIWINRHAQPDDPSIADAVLPGLDDLVATVERVHAF; encoded by the coding sequence ATGACTCGCTGGGCGACGTTCGACTGTTTCGGCACGCTGGTGGACTGGCGCCACGGCATCGCCACCGGGCTCGAGCTGCTGTTCCCCGGCCGGGGCGCGGAGCTGCTGGAGGTCTACCACACGATCGAACCGCGGGTGCAGGTCGAGCAGCCCGTGCGGCGCTACCGCGAGGTGCTCGCGGAGTCACTGCGGCGGACCGCGGCCGAAGCGGGCGTCGAGCTGCTGCCCGACGACGCGTCCGTGCTGGCGACCGGCCTGCCGTACTGGCCGGTGTTCCCCGACGTCCGGCCCGCGCTCACCGCGTTGCGCGAGGCGGGCTGGCGGATCGCGCTGCTGACGAACTGCGACCGCGACCTCATCGGCGAGACGCAGCGCCGGCTCGTGGTGCCGATCGACGCGATCGTGACCGCCGAGGACGTCGGTTCGTACAAGCCCGGCCACGCGCACTTCGAGCGTTTCGCCGCCACCTTCGATGCCACGCGCGAGAACTGGGTCCACATCGCACAGAGCCACTTCCACGACATGGTGCCGGCCCAGGCGTTGGACATCCGCCGGATCTGGATCAACCGGCACGCCCAGCCGGACGACCCGTCGATCGCCGACGCCGTGCTGCCCGGCCTCGACGACCTGGTCGCGACGGTGGAGCGGGTGCACGCGTTCTGA
- a CDS encoding GntR family transcriptional regulator — MVLQTTNTRDALVAEVRRRILSGTLSPGTPLTEQGLATTFGVARPTVRSALQELVARHLVERSDGRSLRVPLLTDADVRDLFTVRLPLELTAARLVVGGRRPLAGVSAALSVLESLAPGAGWSERVEAHTAFHLALVDAAGSVRLSRIYPPLQEEMQLCLARLRGSYPNPAELAVEHRRLFEAIASGNRASAEAEMRDHLERARNGLLDL; from the coding sequence ATGGTGCTGCAGACGACGAACACCCGCGACGCGCTGGTCGCCGAGGTACGCCGCCGGATCCTCAGCGGGACGCTGTCCCCGGGGACGCCGCTGACCGAGCAGGGCCTGGCGACGACGTTCGGCGTGGCGCGCCCGACGGTGCGCTCGGCGTTGCAGGAGCTGGTCGCCCGGCACCTGGTGGAGCGCTCCGACGGCCGTTCGCTGCGGGTCCCGCTGCTGACGGACGCCGACGTGCGCGACCTGTTCACGGTCCGCCTGCCCCTGGAGCTCACGGCGGCGCGGCTGGTCGTCGGCGGACGGCGGCCGCTGGCCGGGGTGTCGGCGGCGTTGTCGGTGCTGGAGTCCCTGGCGCCGGGAGCGGGCTGGAGCGAGCGAGTGGAGGCGCACACGGCGTTCCACCTGGCCCTCGTCGACGCGGCGGGCAGTGTCCGGTTGAGCCGGATCTACCCGCCGCTGCAGGAGGAGATGCAGCTGTGCCTGGCCCGGTTGCGCGGGTCGTACCCGAACCCGGCCGAGCTGGCGGTGGAGCACCGCCGGTTGTTCGAGGCGATCGCGTCGGGCAACCGGGCGAGCGCCGAGGCGGAGATGCGCGACCACTTGGAGCGCGCCCGGAACGGGTTGCTCGACCTCTGA
- a CDS encoding NAD-dependent epimerase/dehydratase family protein translates to MKVFLTGGSGYVGRSTVRALGRHGHEVSALARSEASARILTELGAQPVRGDLTATDVLREAAAAADGVIHLGQHYGDDTAEVDLAAAAALQTGLGDRGPYVHTGGVWVYGDTAGVVDEDAPQNPPAITAWRRANEERVLSHGGHPVLVMPGLVYGLGGGLVETFFAAPVPLIGDGSNHWALVHVEDIAELYALALQAPPKSVYAGVSGQNVRLADIVSALAAGGPIVRLTLAEAVARMGPIAEAFALDQQLTPARARRDLGWTPRHLDALTELRG, encoded by the coding sequence ATGAAGGTCTTCCTGACGGGCGGCTCCGGGTACGTCGGCCGCTCGACGGTCCGGGCGCTCGGGCGGCACGGGCACGAGGTCAGCGCCCTCGCGCGCAGCGAAGCCTCGGCGCGGATCCTCACCGAGCTGGGCGCACAGCCGGTCCGCGGCGACCTGACGGCCACGGACGTCCTCCGCGAGGCCGCGGCAGCCGCCGACGGCGTCATCCACCTCGGCCAGCACTACGGCGACGACACGGCGGAGGTCGACCTCGCGGCCGCGGCGGCACTGCAGACCGGCCTCGGCGACCGCGGGCCGTACGTCCACACGGGCGGGGTCTGGGTGTACGGCGACACGGCGGGCGTCGTCGACGAGGACGCGCCGCAGAACCCGCCGGCGATCACGGCGTGGCGCCGGGCCAACGAAGAGCGCGTGCTGTCCCACGGCGGGCACCCGGTGCTGGTCATGCCCGGCCTGGTTTACGGCCTCGGCGGCGGCCTCGTCGAGACGTTCTTCGCCGCGCCGGTGCCCCTGATCGGCGACGGGTCCAACCACTGGGCGCTGGTCCACGTCGAGGACATCGCGGAGCTGTACGCATTGGCGCTGCAGGCGCCACCGAAGTCGGTGTACGCCGGGGTGAGCGGGCAGAACGTGCGGCTCGCCGACATCGTCTCGGCGCTCGCGGCCGGAGGTCCGATCGTTCGCCTCACGCTCGCCGAAGCGGTGGCGCGCATGGGCCCGATCGCGGAGGCGTTCGCACTGGACCAGCAGCTGACCCCGGCCCGAGCCCGGCGCGACCTGGGCTGGACGCCCCGGCACCTGGACGCGCTGACGGAGCTGCGCGGGTAA
- a CDS encoding HpcH/HpaI aldolase/citrate lyase family protein has translation MPATTFLFVPGDRPDRFGKAAASGADVVLLDLEDAVAPAAKDAARTHVESWLEHHRAMVRINAPGTPWFDADVAMVTARGIPVMVPKAETPGVLAGFREVVALVETARGVERAGELATVPSVTRLAFGSVDLAAELGVAPEDPEPFAYARSRLVIASAAAGLAPPVDGVTTDLRDDERLTADVRYARRLGFGGKLCVHPRQIAPVRAGFAPSEAEREWARRVLTAGASASTVDGRMVDKPVLARARRILGE, from the coding sequence GTGCCCGCGACCACGTTCCTGTTCGTGCCCGGCGACCGCCCCGACCGCTTCGGCAAGGCCGCGGCGAGCGGCGCCGACGTCGTGCTCCTGGACCTCGAGGACGCCGTCGCCCCGGCGGCCAAGGACGCCGCGCGCACCCACGTCGAGAGCTGGCTCGAGCACCACCGCGCCATGGTCCGGATCAACGCCCCGGGCACGCCCTGGTTCGACGCCGACGTGGCCATGGTGACCGCCCGCGGAATCCCGGTGATGGTGCCGAAAGCGGAAACGCCCGGCGTGCTCGCGGGGTTCCGCGAAGTCGTGGCCCTCGTCGAAACCGCGCGTGGCGTCGAACGCGCCGGTGAGCTGGCCACCGTCCCGTCGGTGACGCGCCTGGCGTTCGGCAGCGTCGACCTCGCTGCGGAGCTCGGCGTCGCGCCCGAAGATCCGGAGCCGTTCGCCTACGCGCGTTCGCGGCTGGTGATCGCGTCGGCGGCCGCGGGGCTGGCGCCGCCGGTGGACGGCGTCACCACGGACCTGCGCGACGACGAGCGCCTGACCGCCGACGTCCGCTACGCCCGCCGGCTGGGCTTCGGTGGCAAGCTGTGCGTGCACCCGCGTCAGATCGCCCCGGTCCGCGCGGGCTTCGCGCCGAGCGAGGCCGAGCGGGAGTGGGCCCGGCGAGTGCTCACGGCGGGGGCGTCGGCGTCCACTGTGGACGGCCGGATGGTGGACAAGCCGGTGCTCGCCAGGGCCCGCCGGATCCTGGGCGAGTGA
- a CDS encoding CaiB/BaiF CoA transferase family protein has translation MRSLPLDGVTVVSCEQAVAAPLATRHLADLGARVVKTERPGSGDFARAYDETVHGQSSHFVWLNRSKESVTLDLKSDAAAPVLAALLDRADVFVQNFAPGVAERLGLGAAAIRASRPRLITCSVSGYGSSGPYRDAKAYDLLIQSEAGLVSVTGSATEPAKSGIPAADIGAGMYAFSGILSALYDRERTGHGTELEVSLFDSLVEWMGFPLYYAGYGGTPPPRTGTSHPAIAPYGTFTAGDGTELVLAVQNEREWAAFCEHAVERPEWVTDERFATGSARVAHRADLEREIDAIFARLTGAELESRLRRGRIAHARRRELPDVLAHPQLTARARFADVSTPGGPIRATLPPITMPGRAPRMDPVPSLGEHTDAVLAEFGFDGEALRRQGAV, from the coding sequence ATGCGCTCCCTGCCCCTCGACGGCGTCACGGTCGTGTCCTGCGAACAGGCGGTCGCCGCGCCGCTGGCCACCCGGCACCTGGCCGACCTCGGCGCCCGGGTGGTCAAGACCGAGCGGCCGGGCAGCGGGGATTTCGCCCGCGCCTACGACGAAACCGTCCACGGTCAGTCCAGTCACTTCGTCTGGCTGAACCGGTCCAAGGAGAGCGTGACGCTGGACCTGAAGAGCGACGCCGCGGCGCCGGTGCTGGCGGCCCTGCTGGACCGGGCCGACGTGTTCGTGCAGAACTTCGCACCCGGCGTCGCCGAGCGGCTCGGTCTCGGGGCGGCGGCGATCCGCGCCTCGCGGCCCCGGCTGATCACGTGCTCGGTGTCGGGCTACGGCTCGAGCGGCCCCTACCGCGACGCGAAGGCGTACGACCTGCTCATCCAGTCGGAAGCCGGTCTGGTCTCGGTGACGGGGTCCGCGACCGAGCCGGCCAAGAGCGGCATCCCGGCGGCGGACATCGGCGCCGGCATGTACGCGTTCTCTGGCATCCTTTCCGCGCTCTACGACCGCGAACGCACCGGGCACGGCACCGAGCTGGAGGTCAGCCTGTTCGACTCGCTGGTCGAGTGGATGGGGTTCCCCCTTTACTACGCCGGCTACGGCGGCACGCCCCCGCCGCGCACCGGCACCAGCCACCCGGCGATCGCGCCGTACGGCACCTTCACCGCGGGCGACGGGACCGAGCTGGTGCTGGCGGTGCAGAACGAACGGGAATGGGCGGCGTTCTGCGAGCACGCCGTCGAACGGCCGGAGTGGGTGACCGACGAGCGGTTCGCCACCGGCAGCGCCCGCGTCGCCCACCGCGCGGATCTGGAACGGGAGATCGACGCGATCTTCGCGCGACTGACCGGCGCTGAGCTGGAGTCGCGGCTTCGCCGGGGCCGGATCGCGCACGCGCGCCGCCGCGAGCTGCCGGACGTTCTGGCGCACCCGCAGCTGACGGCGCGCGCTCGCTTCGCGGACGTCTCGACGCCGGGCGGCCCGATCCGGGCCACGCTGCCGCCGATCACGATGCCCGGCCGCGCGCCGCGGATGGATCCGGTGCCGTCGCTGGGCGAGCACACCGACGCGGTGCTGGCGGAGTTCGGCTTCGACGGGGAAGCGTTGCGGCGTCAGGGCGCCGTGTAG
- a CDS encoding carbon-nitrogen hydrolase family protein, whose amino-acid sequence MTHVALAQFAPGDDKAANLALITKLVGDAADRGARVVVLPEYAMFTVPAMDHRFVDSAEALDGEFVTGLRSLAAARGVTIVGGMNERLDGSRISNTLVAAGPGGVTARYRKIHLYDAFGFRESDVVRAGEITEPETFEVDGVRFGLQTCYDLRFPEVTRRLADAGAHVVLLPAEWVPGPLKEYHWSTLIRARAIENTLYVAAAGQSAPTGSGTSMLVDPMGVVVTSLGEQAGVAVGEVSWERISEVRTKNPALRLRRFAVVPR is encoded by the coding sequence ATGACGCACGTGGCTCTCGCGCAGTTCGCGCCCGGCGACGACAAGGCCGCCAACCTCGCGCTGATCACGAAGCTGGTGGGCGACGCGGCCGACCGCGGCGCCCGGGTGGTGGTGCTGCCCGAGTACGCGATGTTCACGGTCCCGGCGATGGACCACCGGTTCGTCGACTCCGCCGAGGCGCTCGACGGCGAGTTCGTCACGGGCCTGCGCTCGCTCGCCGCAGCGCGGGGCGTCACGATCGTCGGCGGCATGAACGAGCGCCTCGACGGTTCCCGGATCTCGAACACGCTGGTCGCAGCCGGCCCAGGCGGCGTGACAGCGCGGTACCGCAAGATCCACCTGTACGACGCGTTCGGCTTCCGCGAGTCCGACGTCGTGCGCGCCGGCGAGATCACCGAGCCGGAGACGTTCGAGGTCGACGGCGTCCGCTTCGGCCTCCAGACCTGTTACGACCTGCGCTTCCCCGAAGTCACGCGCCGGCTCGCGGACGCGGGCGCCCACGTCGTGCTGCTGCCGGCGGAATGGGTGCCCGGGCCGCTGAAGGAGTACCACTGGAGCACGCTGATCCGCGCCCGCGCGATCGAGAACACGCTCTACGTCGCCGCGGCGGGCCAGTCCGCGCCGACCGGGTCGGGCACCAGCATGCTCGTCGACCCGATGGGCGTCGTCGTCACGTCGCTCGGGGAGCAGGCCGGCGTGGCCGTGGGCGAGGTGTCCTGGGAGCGGATCAGCGAGGTGCGGACGAAGAACCCGGCGCTGAGGCTGCGGCGGTTCGCGGTGGTGCCGCGCTAG
- a CDS encoding MFS transporter: MTTAERTKSRTVGRTRWAIAGVLGVGSFVNYVDRVNLSIAGPEMMREFHLSAAQLGVVASAFLWTYAVLQLPIGAIIDRIGVRWVNRAAAVLWAIASFLTASAGGLGLLLCSRLVLGFGEAPTIPAGWKAIGQWFPRSERGRATAIFDGCAKISNVLGIPVMAFLVTAFSWHAAFVFTGVLSVGYLLVWWLLYLTPKQALARGRLSPEEFAYLREGGADDEDAPTPSSLTGLGHLLRRRKTWGLALGYASYTYAYYVLLTWLPGYLEKQFGVKLLAGGFYTMIPWLVAVLAQFLVGGIVLDRLIARTGNETKARRIVLVTSMLVSLSVAGAAYAGSVAVALVFLSVGAAGLAVSVPAGSSIVAVIAPEGCSGTLGGLVNFVANMIGIAAPIVTGAVVDVTGSFAGAFLVTGVVLLAGIFCYTVVLGKLDRMPDPPRKEIA, translated from the coding sequence ATGACGACCGCGGAGCGGACGAAGAGCCGCACCGTCGGCCGCACGCGCTGGGCGATCGCCGGCGTGCTCGGCGTCGGCTCGTTCGTCAACTACGTCGACCGCGTCAACCTGTCCATCGCCGGGCCCGAGATGATGCGCGAGTTCCACCTCAGCGCGGCTCAGCTCGGCGTCGTGGCGTCGGCGTTCCTCTGGACGTACGCGGTGCTGCAGCTGCCGATCGGCGCGATCATCGACCGGATCGGCGTCCGCTGGGTCAACCGCGCCGCCGCCGTCCTGTGGGCGATCGCGTCGTTCCTGACGGCGTCGGCGGGCGGCCTCGGCCTGCTCCTGTGCTCGCGCCTGGTGCTCGGCTTCGGCGAGGCGCCCACCATCCCGGCGGGCTGGAAGGCGATCGGGCAGTGGTTCCCGCGGTCCGAACGCGGCCGCGCCACCGCGATCTTCGACGGCTGCGCCAAGATCTCCAACGTCCTCGGCATCCCGGTGATGGCCTTCCTCGTGACGGCGTTCAGCTGGCACGCGGCGTTCGTCTTCACCGGCGTCCTGAGCGTCGGCTACCTGCTCGTCTGGTGGCTGCTGTACCTGACGCCGAAACAGGCACTGGCCCGCGGGCGGCTGTCGCCCGAGGAGTTCGCGTACCTGCGCGAGGGCGGCGCGGACGACGAAGACGCGCCGACACCCAGTTCCCTCACCGGGCTGGGTCACCTGCTGCGCCGCCGCAAGACCTGGGGCCTCGCGCTCGGGTACGCGTCCTACACCTACGCGTACTACGTGCTGCTGACCTGGCTGCCCGGCTACCTGGAGAAGCAGTTCGGCGTGAAGCTCCTGGCGGGCGGCTTCTACACGATGATCCCGTGGCTGGTCGCGGTGCTCGCCCAGTTCCTCGTCGGCGGGATCGTGCTGGACCGGCTGATCGCCCGCACCGGCAACGAGACGAAGGCGCGCCGGATCGTGCTCGTGACGAGCATGCTGGTCTCGCTTTCGGTGGCCGGCGCCGCCTACGCCGGTTCGGTCGCGGTGGCGCTGGTGTTCCTGTCGGTCGGCGCCGCCGGGCTCGCCGTGTCGGTGCCCGCCGGTTCGAGCATCGTCGCGGTCATCGCACCGGAAGGCTGTTCCGGCACGCTCGGCGGGCTGGTCAACTTCGTGGCCAACATGATCGGCATCGCCGCGCCGATCGTGACCGGTGCCGTCGTGGACGTGACTGGCTCCTTCGCCGGCGCGTTCCTCGTGACCGGCGTGGTGCTGCTCGCCGGGATCTTCTGCTACACGGTCGTGCTCGGCAAGCTCGACCGCATGCCCGATCCGCCCCGGAAGGAAATCGCATGA
- a CDS encoding HpcH/HpaI aldolase family protein: MSPVPADRRYAVWLSDPSFAAAEIARGIGYGAAVLDIEHGAFDLADLERFVPFLRALGLEVLAKVLGPERGPIQQALDFGADAVVIPHVENAAHAKAVTAFAKFPPLGDRSFAGGRTTGYRGFTDEWVAEQDRGTRCLPMIEDAGALEDIAEILALDTVDGVFVGPSDLSLRRERGAYTRGPGDFADLERVADAARAAGKPWVLPAWSRAEKEFALAHGAGQLALTMQHGALAAGLTAAFEETTSLAKQAR; this comes from the coding sequence ATGTCCCCAGTCCCCGCCGACCGGCGCTACGCCGTCTGGCTCTCCGATCCCTCGTTCGCGGCGGCCGAGATCGCCCGCGGGATCGGCTACGGCGCCGCCGTCCTCGACATCGAGCACGGCGCGTTCGACCTGGCCGACCTCGAGCGGTTCGTCCCGTTCCTGCGCGCGCTCGGCCTGGAGGTGCTGGCCAAGGTCCTCGGCCCCGAGCGCGGCCCGATCCAGCAGGCCCTCGACTTCGGCGCCGACGCGGTCGTCATCCCGCACGTCGAGAACGCGGCCCACGCCAAGGCCGTCACGGCGTTCGCGAAGTTCCCGCCGCTGGGCGACCGCAGCTTCGCGGGTGGCCGGACCACCGGCTACCGCGGCTTCACCGACGAGTGGGTCGCCGAGCAGGACCGCGGCACCCGCTGCCTGCCGATGATCGAGGACGCCGGCGCGCTCGAGGACATCGCCGAGATCCTCGCGCTCGACACCGTGGACGGCGTCTTCGTCGGCCCGTCGGACCTCTCGCTGCGGCGCGAGCGGGGTGCCTACACCCGCGGGCCCGGCGACTTCGCCGACCTGGAGCGCGTCGCCGACGCGGCCCGCGCGGCCGGGAAGCCGTGGGTCCTGCCCGCGTGGAGCCGGGCGGAGAAGGAGTTCGCCCTCGCCCACGGCGCCGGGCAGCTCGCGCTGACCATGCAGCACGGCGCGCTCGCCGCCGGGCTCACCGCGGCCTTCGAGGAGACCACGTCGCTCGCGAAGCAGGCCCGATGA
- a CDS encoding GntR family transcriptional regulator, whose protein sequence is MTTSAPAGPARDRVYAWLRDGIIAGELEGGRFLDEQWVSGVVGVSRTPVREAFHRLEAERFISLLPRKGAQVRTVTARELEEVYQSRRLIEGHAIAEVCAVRAGAPAEMAGLIEEMDRAGRARDWFAVSGLDRSFHRAIVNAAGNSVLTELYDTLRSRQQRVAVRALEARPERLPVIDAEHRALVAALDAHDAEEALRILNQHLRPVSEVVSALDRG, encoded by the coding sequence ATGACGACCAGCGCACCGGCCGGGCCGGCGCGGGACCGCGTGTACGCCTGGCTGCGCGACGGGATCATCGCGGGCGAGCTCGAAGGGGGCCGGTTCCTCGACGAGCAGTGGGTGTCGGGCGTGGTCGGGGTGTCCCGGACGCCGGTCCGCGAGGCGTTCCACCGCCTGGAGGCCGAGCGCTTCATCAGCCTCCTGCCGCGCAAGGGCGCGCAGGTCCGCACGGTCACCGCGCGCGAGCTCGAGGAGGTTTACCAGAGCAGGCGGCTGATCGAGGGCCACGCGATCGCGGAGGTCTGCGCGGTCCGGGCCGGAGCGCCCGCGGAGATGGCCGGCCTGATCGAGGAGATGGACCGCGCCGGGAGGGCCCGCGACTGGTTCGCGGTGTCCGGCCTGGACCGCTCGTTCCACCGCGCGATCGTCAACGCGGCGGGCAACTCCGTGCTGACCGAGCTGTACGACACGCTGCGCTCGCGGCAGCAGCGGGTCGCCGTGCGGGCGCTGGAGGCCCGGCCGGAGCGGCTGCCGGTGATCGACGCCGAACACCGCGCCCTGGTGGCGGCGCTGGACGCGCACGACGCCGAAGAGGCGCTGAGGATCCTCAACCAGCACCTGCGCCCGGTGTCGGAAGTGGTCTCGGCGCTCGACCGCGGCTGA
- a CDS encoding M20/M25/M40 family metallo-hydrolase, with protein MTEPNLIEAAAAEAVTLTSELIRIDTTNTGDPDTLVGERAAAEYVAEKLTDAGYEITYVESGGKNRHNVIVRLEGADRSRGGLLIHGHLDAVPADPSEWSVHPFSGAIQDDYVWGRGAVDMKDMCGMALALARHYKLHNVVPPRDLVFAFLADEEAGGKYGAQWLVENRPDLFEGVTEAISEVGGFSITLKDDVRAYLIETAEKGIRWMKLRVRGTAGHGSMIHRDNAVTKLAEAVAKLGNHRFPLVLTDSVKEFLAGVTEITGWDFPEDDLEGSVAKLGNISRMIGATLRDTANPTMLTAGYKSNVIPSVAEAAVDCRILPGRLEAFDRELDELLGPDIEKEWMELPPVETTFDGAIVDAMTAAVLAEDPGAKTLPYMLSGGTDAKSFQDLGIRNFGFAPLKLPADLDFSALFHGVDERVPVEALKFGTRVLDRFLRTS; from the coding sequence GTGACCGAACCGAACCTGATCGAAGCCGCCGCGGCCGAGGCCGTCACGCTGACCAGCGAGCTCATCCGCATCGACACGACCAACACCGGCGACCCCGACACGCTGGTCGGCGAGCGGGCGGCGGCCGAGTACGTCGCGGAGAAGCTGACCGACGCCGGCTACGAGATCACGTACGTCGAGTCGGGCGGGAAGAACCGGCACAACGTGATCGTCCGGCTCGAAGGCGCCGACCGGTCCAGGGGTGGGCTGCTCATCCACGGCCACCTCGACGCCGTGCCCGCCGACCCGTCCGAATGGTCGGTCCACCCGTTCTCGGGCGCGATCCAGGACGACTACGTCTGGGGCCGCGGCGCGGTCGACATGAAGGACATGTGCGGGATGGCGCTCGCGCTGGCCCGCCACTACAAGCTGCACAACGTCGTCCCTCCGCGCGACCTCGTCTTCGCCTTCCTCGCGGACGAAGAAGCAGGCGGCAAGTACGGCGCGCAGTGGCTCGTCGAGAACCGGCCCGACCTCTTCGAGGGCGTCACCGAGGCGATCAGCGAGGTCGGCGGCTTCTCCATCACACTCAAGGACGACGTCCGCGCCTACCTGATCGAGACGGCGGAGAAGGGCATCCGCTGGATGAAGCTGCGTGTGCGCGGCACGGCCGGGCACGGCTCGATGATCCACCGCGACAACGCGGTGACGAAGCTGGCCGAGGCCGTGGCGAAGCTCGGCAACCACCGCTTCCCGCTGGTGCTCACCGACTCCGTGAAGGAGTTCCTGGCCGGCGTCACCGAGATCACCGGCTGGGACTTCCCCGAGGACGACCTCGAGGGCTCGGTCGCCAAGCTGGGCAACATCTCCCGGATGATCGGTGCGACCCTGCGCGACACCGCCAACCCGACGATGCTCACCGCCGGGTACAAGTCGAACGTCATCCCGTCGGTCGCCGAAGCCGCCGTGGACTGCCGGATCCTGCCGGGGCGCCTCGAGGCCTTCGACCGCGAGCTCGACGAGCTGCTCGGCCCGGACATCGAGAAGGAGTGGATGGAGCTCCCGCCGGTCGAGACGACGTTCGACGGCGCCATCGTCGACGCCATGACCGCCGCCGTGCTCGCCGAGGATCCGGGCGCGAAGACGTTGCCGTACATGCTTTCCGGCGGGACCGACGCGAAGTCGTTCCAGGACCTCGGCATCCGCAACTTCGGGTTCGCGCCGCTCAAGCTGCCGGCCGACCTCGACTTCTCCGCGCTCTTCCACGGCGTCGACGAGCGGGTCCCGGTCGAGGCGCTGAAGTTCGGCACCCGCGTGCTGGACCGGTTCCTGCGCACGTCCTGA